A stretch of the Thiomicrorhabdus indica genome encodes the following:
- a CDS encoding methyl-accepting chemotaxis protein, with protein MATFQDPSVVDIPDHYRLISRTDKHGTIVEANSEFVEISGYSEDELIGQPHNILRNPDVPKAVFKDMWETIQSGKAWTQIVKNRTKDGRSYWVLANVSPLKENGQIIGYISIRKPISPELANKASEAYKAINAGKLFVQNANVITSKQKALQAINPFQKLGLLGKINFLGLLLVIVGTLLTGLITQQTYLNAVELNESSRHASIKHTLDQQLTAFGRQGINTATILSASPEIHQTILSGNKKLTSKILNARLESYKKINGFAPTVHIHTPDVRSFVRSWTEKSGDDLTSFRFAINKTSQDKKARFVFELGRAGLSMRSIVPIFDEVKQPGNYLGSLEVMTKLSEIEAFFNNSNSYYATLLNAEALNIATSATNNPKAGSYTIANSKGLDATFDKWMQEIQLDTLINQGFILKSGHFFNTYPIYDARDELIGYHLIAEPADSLIALNDTSLENVFSTMMIVVGAMILLMIAFILLAKINIVNPITRMAKHIKSAVDKGDLSVRLKSDGKDEIAQLATAYNEQMQSVAITMGEAGRLINDVAHGRFDTESTLPMQGDFAAIRENITKTIVSISNSFSELENVLDNIQKGIFEYQPQHKLQGNFQLSMDNTLQFLDGLKQTFTKINHLMNEVSRGYFSHRLDVEAQGEVRALVDNINDSLDQLNRAVSESTEVMIAQGSGDLTRRIETDYAGTLAILKDGINNSVSNTGSLISQSNYSLLKLANGAKDISIGIQDLAARTQEQAASLEETAASMEEITSTIKSTAQNAEQANQVANQSLQEASQASVVVHNTIKSINEISAASSKISEITSLIDSIAFQTNLLALNAAVEAARAGEHGRGFAVVAGEVRSLASKSAEAAKEIRDLIDDTLEKVQQGSKLAEDSGKALDTINNSINRISQFMSEISETSNEQAKGVDQINIAITQIDQVTQKNSALVEHTAQQTQAMGNLANEVIGVTKSFNIDINQIGFQNAMQSGIFNFAHARRAHRQWRGVIHAYIEGMNIDFNHNAATDHTQCALGKWHYEGDGQNYAHLPEMQHVEKVHAELHAIIKQIIEAHEQGKDEVVETLFATMNELSEAVIEALTQAEIAAIKMSASRQLQKPH; from the coding sequence ATGGCTACTTTTCAAGACCCTAGTGTGGTTGACATTCCCGATCACTACCGTCTTATTTCTCGTACCGATAAACACGGCACCATTGTTGAAGCGAATTCAGAGTTTGTCGAAATTAGCGGTTATTCTGAAGACGAATTAATTGGTCAACCGCACAATATTTTGCGAAACCCAGATGTTCCCAAAGCGGTCTTTAAAGATATGTGGGAGACCATTCAATCCGGCAAAGCATGGACTCAAATTGTCAAAAATCGCACCAAAGATGGTCGAAGTTATTGGGTTCTGGCGAACGTTTCTCCTCTTAAAGAGAACGGGCAAATAATTGGCTACATTTCAATTCGCAAACCGATCTCGCCGGAACTCGCTAACAAAGCCAGTGAAGCTTATAAAGCCATTAATGCCGGCAAGCTATTTGTTCAAAACGCTAATGTTATTACGTCAAAACAAAAAGCGCTGCAAGCCATTAACCCTTTTCAAAAGCTTGGGCTTCTAGGAAAAATAAATTTTTTAGGTTTGTTATTAGTGATTGTAGGTACCTTGCTTACCGGCTTGATTACTCAACAAACTTACTTGAATGCTGTCGAATTAAACGAAAGTAGTCGACATGCCAGCATCAAACACACCTTAGACCAACAGTTGACGGCATTTGGTCGACAAGGGATTAATACCGCAACAATTCTCAGCGCCTCACCCGAAATTCATCAAACGATCTTAAGTGGTAATAAAAAACTAACCAGTAAAATTTTGAATGCGCGTTTAGAAAGTTACAAAAAAATAAATGGTTTTGCACCTACAGTTCATATCCACACACCTGATGTGCGTTCATTTGTTCGTAGTTGGACTGAAAAATCAGGTGATGATTTAACCAGTTTTCGCTTTGCCATTAATAAAACCAGTCAAGACAAAAAAGCTCGCTTTGTCTTTGAGCTTGGCCGTGCAGGTCTTTCTATGCGAAGCATCGTTCCTATTTTTGATGAAGTGAAACAACCTGGCAACTATCTTGGTTCGCTAGAAGTCATGACAAAACTATCAGAAATCGAGGCTTTCTTTAACAACTCAAACTCTTACTACGCAACACTTTTAAATGCCGAAGCATTAAATATTGCAACTTCCGCAACCAATAATCCAAAAGCTGGAAGCTATACCATTGCCAATTCAAAGGGGTTGGATGCCACTTTTGATAAGTGGATGCAAGAAATTCAACTAGATACTCTCATTAATCAAGGGTTCATCCTTAAGTCTGGGCATTTCTTTAATACTTACCCTATTTATGATGCCCGAGATGAATTAATTGGTTATCACTTAATCGCTGAACCAGCAGATTCTCTGATTGCACTCAACGATACCTCTTTAGAGAATGTCTTCTCAACAATGATGATTGTTGTTGGTGCAATGATATTACTGATGATTGCCTTTATTCTTTTAGCCAAAATCAATATTGTTAACCCAATCACTCGAATGGCTAAACATATTAAAAGCGCTGTAGACAAAGGTGATTTGAGCGTTCGCCTAAAATCGGATGGCAAAGATGAGATTGCGCAATTAGCCACTGCTTACAACGAACAAATGCAAAGCGTAGCCATTACAATGGGAGAAGCCGGCCGGTTAATTAATGATGTTGCCCATGGTCGCTTCGATACCGAATCAACCCTTCCGATGCAAGGGGATTTTGCAGCAATTCGTGAAAACATTACCAAAACTATCGTCAGTATCAGTAATTCATTCTCAGAGTTAGAAAACGTTCTGGACAACATCCAGAAAGGGATCTTTGAATACCAACCCCAACACAAACTGCAAGGTAACTTCCAACTTAGTATGGATAACACTCTGCAATTTCTGGATGGCTTAAAACAGACTTTCACGAAAATTAACCATTTAATGAATGAAGTCTCTCGTGGTTACTTTTCCCATCGCCTGGACGTAGAGGCCCAGGGTGAAGTCAGAGCCCTTGTTGACAACATTAATGACTCACTTGATCAACTCAACAGAGCGGTTTCAGAAAGTACAGAAGTGATGATTGCGCAAGGTAGCGGCGACTTAACACGTCGTATTGAGACAGACTACGCAGGGACACTGGCGATTCTTAAAGACGGGATTAACAATTCGGTTAGCAACACCGGTAGCTTGATTTCTCAATCTAATTACTCTCTGCTGAAACTCGCAAATGGTGCAAAAGATATTTCGATAGGCATTCAAGATTTAGCCGCTCGAACACAAGAACAAGCCGCGTCATTGGAAGAGACCGCTGCGAGTATGGAGGAGATCACTTCAACTATCAAATCAACTGCTCAAAATGCAGAACAGGCTAACCAAGTAGCCAATCAATCGTTGCAAGAAGCGAGTCAAGCCAGCGTCGTGGTGCACAACACCATTAAATCGATTAATGAAATCAGTGCGGCAAGTAGTAAAATTTCAGAAATCACTTCCCTTATTGACAGCATTGCATTCCAAACCAACTTGCTTGCGCTAAATGCCGCTGTTGAGGCTGCACGAGCAGGCGAACATGGACGAGGTTTTGCAGTCGTTGCAGGAGAAGTCCGTTCACTTGCCAGTAAGTCTGCTGAAGCAGCGAAAGAGATTCGAGACTTAATTGACGATACGCTCGAAAAAGTGCAACAAGGTTCAAAACTTGCCGAAGACTCAGGAAAAGCTTTAGATACGATTAACAACTCGATTAATCGTATTAGCCAATTTATGAGTGAAATTTCTGAAACCTCAAATGAACAAGCGAAGGGCGTTGATCAAATCAATATTGCAATTACCCAAATTGATCAGGTCACACAGAAAAACTCTGCGCTGGTTGAGCATACTGCTCAGCAAACGCAGGCAATGGGAAATCTAGCAAATGAGGTTATCGGTGTCACAAAATCTTTCAACATTGACATCAACCAAATCGGTTTCCAAAATGCGATGCAGAGCGGTATCTTTAACTTTGCCCACGCAAGACGTGCTCACCGCCAATGGAGAGGCGTAATTCATGCTTACATTGAAGGTATGAATATTGATTTCAATCACAATGCTGCAACAGACCATACTCAATGCGCTCTTGGTAAATGGCACTATGAAGGCGACGGCCAAAACTATGCGCATTTGCCAGAAATGCAGCATGTTGAAAAAGTCCACGCCGAACTGCATGCCATAATCAAACAAATTATCGAAGCCCATGAACAAGGCAAAGACGAGGTTGTGGAAACCTTGTTTGCAACAATGAATGAATTAAGTGAAGCGGTGATTGAGGCCTTAACCCAAGCAGAAATTGCCGCCATTAAGATGTCAGCTTCTCGACAATTACAAAAACCTCACTAA